A section of the Planctomycetota bacterium genome encodes:
- the rny gene encoding ribonuclease Y, which produces MVQVGGLVLGVSDGAVFGITVLALLAGAAGGFFLARLLGAKAIAKASDEAKAAAARIEAEGRAAAERARLEADKAVLERKQKAESEIEATWEEVRDAERRLAKREDAFDRKEEAVLAKEQHLAREGETIRRREERLTQREQEVEKTLAAQMEALTRVSGMTREGAREVLIARVEDESRHEVAKITRKVIEEAEEDAKKRAQEITLMAIQRYAGEHSSESTVRSVAIPSDDMKGRIIGREGRNIRAIEKATGVDIIVDDTPGVIVVSCFDKIRQAVAVEALERLVADGRMHPTRIEEVVEKVRGEVNEKVLKAGKDAALEVNLRGLHPKVVEAMGKLHYRTSYGQNVLRHSVEVAYVAQVIADQLGLDGTIARRAGFLHDIGKAMDHEMEGGHPKIGMDFARQFGEREPILNVIGGHHADIPATSFYTPIVMAADAVSSARPGARRESIERYVQRLTQLQDIALAFKGVTEAHAIQAGREVRVMIDAAKVDDDEAFLIAHQIAKKVSEEMTFPGEIRVTVLRETRAIEYAR; this is translated from the coding sequence ATGGTGCAGGTCGGCGGCTTGGTGCTGGGCGTTTCGGACGGGGCGGTGTTCGGCATCACGGTGCTGGCGCTGCTGGCGGGGGCGGCGGGGGGGTTCTTCCTCGCCCGGCTGCTGGGCGCCAAGGCGATCGCGAAGGCGTCGGACGAGGCGAAGGCCGCCGCGGCGCGGATCGAGGCCGAGGGGCGGGCGGCGGCGGAGCGGGCACGGCTGGAGGCCGACAAGGCCGTCCTCGAGCGCAAGCAGAAGGCCGAGAGCGAGATCGAGGCGACGTGGGAAGAGGTCCGCGACGCGGAACGCCGGCTCGCGAAGCGCGAGGACGCCTTCGACCGCAAGGAGGAGGCCGTGCTCGCCAAGGAGCAGCACCTCGCGCGCGAGGGCGAGACCATCCGCCGGCGGGAAGAGCGTCTGACACAACGGGAGCAGGAGGTCGAGAAGACGCTGGCCGCCCAGATGGAGGCGCTCACCCGGGTCTCGGGCATGACGCGCGAGGGCGCCCGCGAGGTGCTGATCGCCCGCGTTGAAGACGAATCGCGCCACGAGGTCGCGAAGATCACGCGCAAGGTGATCGAAGAGGCCGAGGAGGACGCCAAGAAGCGTGCGCAGGAGATCACGCTCATGGCGATCCAGCGCTACGCGGGCGAGCACTCGAGCGAGAGCACGGTGCGCAGCGTGGCGATCCCCAGCGACGACATGAAGGGGCGCATCATCGGGCGCGAAGGGCGGAACATCCGCGCGATCGAGAAGGCGACGGGCGTGGACATCATCGTGGACGACACGCCCGGCGTCATCGTGGTGTCGTGCTTCGACAAGATCCGCCAGGCCGTCGCGGTCGAGGCGCTCGAGCGACTCGTCGCCGACGGACGCATGCACCCGACCCGCATCGAAGAGGTCGTCGAGAAAGTGCGCGGCGAGGTGAACGAGAAGGTCCTCAAGGCTGGCAAAGACGCTGCCCTCGAGGTGAACCTGCGGGGCCTGCACCCCAAGGTCGTCGAGGCCATGGGCAAGCTCCACTACCGCACGAGCTACGGGCAGAACGTGCTGCGCCACTCCGTCGAGGTCGCGTACGTCGCCCAGGTCATCGCCGATCAGTTGGGGCTGGACGGGACCATCGCCCGGCGCGCGGGGTTTCTGCACGACATCGGCAAGGCGATGGACCACGAGATGGAGGGCGGGCACCCGAAGATCGGGATGGACTTCGCGCGCCAGTTCGGCGAGCGCGAGCCGATCCTCAACGTCATCGGCGGGCATCACGCCGACATCCCCGCCACCAGTTTCTACACGCCGATCGTCATGGCCGCCGACGCGGTGAGCTCGGCCCGCCCCGGCGCCCGGCGCGAGAGCATCGAGCGGTACGTGCAGCGTCTGACGCAGTTGCAGGACATCGCCCTCGCGTTCAAGGGCGTCACCGAGGCGCACGCCATCCAGGCGGGGCGCGAGGTCCGCGTCATGATCGACGCCGCCAAGGTCGACGACGACGAGGCGTTCCTGATCGCCCACCAGATCGCGAAGAAGGTCAGCGAGGAAATGACCTTCCCGGGCGAGATCCGCGTCACCGTGCTGCGCGAGACCCGCGCTATCGAGTACGCGCGGTAG
- a CDS encoding peptidylprolyl isomerase, whose translation MRRSLTIFAIGAYVCASILLGGCAAPDASPGAPAPPSSYPAAGNGAPLALVNGVPVYATELHPTLAEYAGAAALADLILDRALAAELRSRGVSISPDDLERERSLLASGVASASDADGSQIAELLTGLRRARGLGPQNFPASLHRSAALRALAAGRQISDADHDAAFALEFGPRVRARVIVVPDRRRAVALADELRRAVGAGLIWEFASRAAAESRGSTAGAGGLLPDASPADPAWPPGLRTALESQVPGEVGPVIAVDGAYAILLVESRTPARTPGADELAAFEARLRARMDRLAMEELASSLLARANVTVLDPSLGWAWGARRP comes from the coding sequence ATGCGGCGTTCCCTAACCATCTTCGCCATCGGGGCGTACGTCTGCGCCTCGATTCTCCTTGGCGGGTGCGCCGCCCCAGACGCCTCGCCCGGTGCGCCGGCGCCACCCTCCTCATACCCCGCCGCCGGCAACGGGGCGCCCCTCGCGCTCGTCAACGGTGTTCCGGTTTACGCCACCGAACTGCACCCAACCCTGGCGGAGTACGCCGGCGCCGCGGCCCTCGCCGACCTCATCCTCGATCGCGCGCTCGCCGCCGAACTTCGCAGCCGCGGAGTTTCCATCTCACCCGACGATCTCGAACGCGAGCGTTCGCTTCTCGCCAGCGGCGTGGCCAGCGCGTCCGACGCCGACGGCTCGCAGATCGCCGAACTGCTCACGGGCCTGCGGCGCGCGCGCGGGCTGGGCCCCCAGAACTTCCCCGCATCGCTTCACCGTTCCGCCGCGCTACGTGCCTTGGCCGCCGGACGGCAGATATCGGACGCCGACCACGACGCCGCGTTCGCGCTGGAGTTCGGCCCGCGCGTGCGGGCGCGGGTCATCGTGGTTCCCGACCGACGCCGCGCCGTTGCGTTGGCGGACGAACTGCGCCGTGCGGTTGGCGCGGGGTTGATCTGGGAGTTCGCCTCGCGGGCCGCGGCAGAGTCCCGCGGCTCGACCGCCGGTGCCGGCGGGCTCCTGCCGGACGCCAGCCCGGCGGATCCGGCGTGGCCGCCCGGGCTCCGCACCGCCCTGGAGTCGCAGGTTCCGGGCGAGGTCGGGCCGGTGATCGCCGTGGACGGCGCTTACGCCATCTTGCTGGTCGAGTCGCGCACGCCTGCACGCACCCCGGGGGCCGACGAACTGGCGGCGTTCGAGGCGCGCCTGCGTGCCCGGATGGACCGGCTGGCCATGGAAGAACTCGCGTCGTCGCTGCTCGCGCGCGCGAACGTAACGGTCCTGGATCCGTCGCTGGGCTGGGCGTGGGGAGCCCGACGCCCGTAA
- a CDS encoding NAD(P)-dependent oxidoreductase: protein MIVLVADKFEQAGLNGLAALGCTVVNQPGIGTDKLGAALAESRADVLIVRSTKVPASVISGASSLRMIVRAGAGVDNIDVGAASAQGVKVCNCPGMNAVAVAELTMGLLLCCDRRIADQTAELRAGRWNKKEFSKTGAGGARGLMGLTLGVVGVGAIGQEVVKRATAFGMRVVIWSRGITPQHAGALNAEFGGTDTPALLALASRADAISVHLPLADTTRRLFNKAFFDAMKPGAYFINTSRGGIVDEAALREAVAAKGLRVGLDVYENQPAESEGAFDPATARLSGFVGTHHSGASTEQAQNAVAVETVRIVRSFKDTGRCLNCVNE from the coding sequence GTGATCGTGCTCGTCGCAGACAAGTTCGAACAGGCCGGGCTCAACGGGCTGGCCGCGCTCGGGTGCACCGTCGTCAATCAGCCCGGCATCGGCACCGACAAGCTCGGGGCGGCCCTCGCCGAAAGCCGCGCCGATGTGCTGATCGTGCGATCAACCAAAGTGCCCGCGTCGGTGATCTCCGGCGCGTCGTCGCTGCGGATGATCGTGCGGGCGGGGGCGGGCGTAGACAACATCGACGTCGGGGCGGCGAGCGCGCAGGGCGTGAAGGTCTGCAACTGCCCGGGCATGAACGCCGTCGCGGTCGCGGAGCTCACGATGGGGCTGCTGCTGTGCTGCGACCGGCGGATCGCCGACCAGACGGCCGAGCTGCGCGCCGGGCGCTGGAACAAGAAGGAGTTCTCGAAGACGGGCGCTGGCGGCGCCCGCGGGCTCATGGGCCTGACGCTGGGCGTGGTGGGCGTGGGCGCGATCGGGCAGGAGGTCGTGAAGCGCGCGACGGCGTTCGGCATGCGCGTGGTCATCTGGAGCCGCGGCATCACGCCGCAGCACGCGGGGGCGCTCAACGCGGAGTTCGGCGGGACGGACACGCCCGCGCTGCTGGCGCTCGCGTCGCGCGCCGACGCGATCAGCGTGCACCTGCCGCTGGCCGATACGACGCGCCGCCTGTTCAACAAGGCGTTCTTCGATGCGATGAAGCCCGGGGCGTACTTCATCAACACGAGCCGGGGCGGCATCGTCGACGAGGCGGCGCTCCGCGAGGCGGTGGCGGCCAAGGGGCTGCGCGTCGGGCTCGACGTGTACGAGAATCAACCGGCCGAGAGCGAGGGCGCGTTCGATCCGGCGACCGCCCGCCTGTCCGGCTTTGTCGGCACGCATCATTCCGGCGCGAGCACGGAGCAGGCGCAGAACGCCGTCGCCGTCGAGACGGTGCGCATCGTGCGGTCCTTCAAGGACACGGGGCGCTGCCTCAACTGCGTGAACGAGTGA
- a CDS encoding prepilin-type N-terminal cleavage/methylation domain-containing protein, protein MLRLDHRRGFTLIELLVVIAIIALLIGILLPSLAEARRAGKLSICLANMQQFGVATQSYSTDYQDKLWSFTVTPASADRLAYPDLQAHAGGGDLPAAAAQATDIVRRRAGRDDVAPPDSWIPHVLYNHLVLQDYLAQRLPERMVVCPEDKFRLQWQTDPVNYAMMSPVPDGASATWRWPYSSSYETVPYSYAPDRPLGTSASNSVRQGSTHRTYFGPTASNVLGKRRLSQVAFASQKVHIMDSNARHFGKRWWYYAAANARVPLLFFDNAVKLRVTGALRTPGDANDGWDPVSPRNMLIVTFYSYDPELWEAPKINGGYQGAGGPDNVAGFYRWTRAGLNGVDFEGSEVNTTGW, encoded by the coding sequence ATGTTGCGTTTGGACCATCGTCGGGGATTCACGCTGATCGAGTTGCTGGTGGTGATCGCGATCATCGCCCTGCTGATCGGCATCCTGCTGCCGTCGCTGGCGGAGGCTCGCCGCGCCGGCAAGCTCTCGATCTGCCTGGCGAACATGCAGCAGTTCGGAGTGGCGACGCAGAGCTACTCGACTGATTACCAGGACAAGCTGTGGTCGTTCACCGTGACGCCCGCGTCGGCCGACCGGCTGGCGTACCCGGACCTGCAGGCGCACGCGGGCGGTGGCGACCTGCCGGCCGCGGCGGCGCAGGCGACGGACATCGTGCGTCGCCGGGCCGGGCGGGACGACGTGGCGCCCCCGGACTCCTGGATTCCTCACGTGCTGTACAACCACCTGGTGCTGCAGGACTACCTGGCCCAGCGCCTTCCGGAGCGCATGGTGGTGTGCCCCGAGGACAAGTTCCGCCTGCAGTGGCAGACGGACCCGGTGAACTACGCCATGATGAGCCCCGTGCCCGACGGCGCGAGCGCCACCTGGCGCTGGCCCTACAGCAGCAGCTACGAGACCGTGCCGTACTCGTACGCCCCGGACCGCCCGCTCGGCACCAGCGCGAGCAACTCCGTGCGTCAGGGCAGCACGCACCGCACGTACTTCGGGCCCACCGCGAGCAACGTGCTCGGCAAGCGCCGCCTGAGCCAGGTCGCGTTCGCCTCGCAGAAGGTCCACATCATGGACTCGAACGCGCGCCACTTCGGCAAGCGCTGGTGGTACTACGCGGCGGCCAACGCCCGCGTGCCGCTGCTCTTCTTCGACAACGCCGTCAAGCTGCGCGTCACCGGCGCGCTGCGCACCCCCGGCGATGCGAACGACGGCTGGGACCCCGTCTCTCCGCGCAACATGCTCATCGTCACGTTCTACAGCTACGACCCCGAACTGTGGGAAGCCCCCAAGATCAACGGCGGCTACCAGGGCGCGGGCGGCCCGGACAACGTCGCGGGCTTCTACCGCTGGACGCGCGCCGGCCTGAACGGCGTCGACTTCGAGGGCTCTGAGGTCAACACCACCGGCTGGTAA